A part of Desulfobacter sp. genomic DNA contains:
- a CDS encoding IS5 family transposase → MNRHSISDEKWKQIEPILAPPKKETRGRKPKDNRLMFNGILWILKTGAPWRDLPERFGPWQTVYKRFAKWTSLEAWDDLLNNVAKNQDKESGMIDGSYVKLHQHGCGARGGQYSQAIGRSRGGLTTKIHAVVDGLGNPVRIKLTGGNVHDMVPSYELMADIEADQFLADRAYDTDKLIEIVESKGSKVIIPSRRNRTVQRKIDKHLYKERHLVECFFAKIKSCRRVSTRYEKLASSYHAMVLIASCLVWLA, encoded by the coding sequence ATGAACAGACACTCTATTTCAGATGAAAAATGGAAGCAAATAGAACCAATACTTGCACCACCCAAAAAAGAAACACGAGGGCGGAAGCCCAAAGATAACCGATTAATGTTTAACGGGATTTTGTGGATTTTAAAAACAGGGGCTCCTTGGCGTGATCTTCCTGAAAGATTCGGGCCTTGGCAAACGGTGTATAAAAGATTTGCAAAATGGACCTCTTTGGAAGCATGGGATGATCTTCTCAATAATGTCGCAAAGAACCAGGATAAAGAATCCGGTATGATAGACGGATCCTACGTAAAACTTCACCAACACGGTTGCGGGGCACGAGGTGGACAATACTCTCAGGCCATTGGGCGAAGTCGAGGTGGTTTAACAACAAAAATCCATGCTGTGGTTGATGGCCTTGGTAATCCAGTACGAATAAAACTGACCGGGGGTAATGTTCATGATATGGTACCTTCTTATGAGTTAATGGCAGACATAGAAGCAGATCAATTCCTTGCTGATAGAGCATATGATACTGACAAACTTATTGAAATTGTTGAATCTAAAGGTTCTAAGGTCATTATCCCATCAAGAAGAAACAGAACGGTTCAGAGAAAAATTGATAAACACCTTTATAAGGAACGACATTTGGTGGAATGCTTTTTCGCAAAAATAAAATCCTGTCGGCGAGTTTCGACTCGATATGAGAAACTCGCCAGCAGTTACCATGCAATGGTGCTTATTGCTTCTTGCTTGGTTTGGTTAGCATGA
- a CDS encoding RHS repeat-associated core domain-containing protein — MKYLHTLVVLEVPQVFGRGRCIRILPGQYFDGETGLHYNWHRYYDPDIGRYLTPDPIGLAGGINPFVYANANPITFIDPSGLIIQIMGDSEQQKYILAQLQKFVNGDLSIDENGMLDRGACSNDEGIESAIDELMRSDKLFRIYPHLSPKGWGRASTRETFEGADIYFDPEVNANYFTGVFSQDLMTPAAELAHELLGRAMQVERGELHGKEGSSIRRKSRGCFQKSLK, encoded by the coding sequence ATCAAGTATCTGCACACCCTGGTAGTGCTTGAGGTTCCGCAGGTCTTTGGGAGGGGGAGGTGCATCAGAATACTTCCGGGACAGTATTTTGATGGGGAGACCGGGTTGCATTACAACTGGCACCGGTATTATGATCCTGATATCGGCAGATATCTGACGCCTGATCCGATTGGTTTAGCCGGTGGGATTAATCCATTTGTCTACGCAAACGCAAATCCAATTACCTTTATTGATCCTTCAGGACTAATAATTCAAATTATGGGCGATTCTGAACAACAAAAATATATCCTCGCTCAACTCCAAAAATTTGTTAATGGCGACTTATCAATTGATGAAAATGGAATGCTTGACAGGGGAGCATGTAGTAATGACGAAGGGATTGAAAGTGCTATTGATGAACTAATGAGAAGTGATAAGCTTTTTCGAATTTATCCTCATTTATCTCCAAAAGGCTGGGGGCGTGCATCAACTCGTGAAACCTTTGAAGGAGCAGATATTTATTTCGACCCGGAAGTGAATGCCAATTATTTTACAGGTGTGTTTTCTCAAGATTTGATGACCCCTGCTGCTGAACTTGCTCATGAGCTATTAGGTAGGGCAATGCAAGTTGAACGTGGAGAATTGCATGGAAAAGAAGGCAGTTCAATTCGACGTAAGTCTAGGGGCTGTTTCCAAAAAAGTTTAAAATAA
- a CDS encoding GNAT family N-acetyltransferase, translating to MNNVDIISFSEFGVDDAKRYLMEMKEIFFATSIRKEFQPPLQKEKYYKTWLGFYLDSHPELTLLAILDRRCVGYITGLPDSASEKYLFKMNSAYGVFRNLYNQYPAHLHINCRPNFQGKGIGTILIKSFIDTLLQMNITGVHIVTAHNGRNIAFYKKLDFSFQTTRTFQNRELLFMARSL from the coding sequence GTGAATAATGTTGATATAATTAGCTTTTCGGAATTTGGTGTTGATGATGCTAAAAGATATCTTATGGAAATGAAGGAGATTTTTTTTGCAACTTCAATAAGAAAAGAATTCCAACCCCCTTTACAGAAAGAAAAATACTACAAAACTTGGTTAGGTTTCTATCTTGATTCACATCCAGAATTAACTTTACTTGCCATTTTGGATCGAAGATGTGTTGGGTATATTACGGGGCTCCCCGATAGTGCATCAGAAAAATATCTGTTTAAAATGAATTCGGCTTATGGTGTTTTTAGAAATTTATATAATCAGTACCCTGCACACCTACATATAAATTGCCGTCCAAATTTTCAGGGTAAAGGTATCGGCACTATACTTATAAAATCGTTCATTGATACGTTGTTGCAAATGAATATTACAGGGGTCCATATTGTTACCGCTCATAATGGCAGGAATATTGCTTTTTATAAAAAATTGGACTTTTCTTTTCAGACAACCCGCACCTTCCAGAACAGGGAACTTCTATTTATGGCAAGGAGTCTATGA